GTATCATATTTTATTCGAATTAAGAAGGTTCATTGTAGATAAAGTAGGGAAGCTCCCGATGGGATACCTTAATAACAGAAATTCGGGGGCATTGAAAAAGATACTGTCTGATGATGTGGAAAGAATTGAAAACTTTATTGCCCATCAGATTCCTGATTTTGTGAAAGGAGTAGCTTTGCCGGTGATTACAATTATTTTCCTTTTTTTCCAGGACTGGAGGCTGGCTGTTATCAGTTTTGTTCCCTTGATTATTCTGGCTATATGGATTCCCATCATGTTTGGAGGGAAAAAAGCCAAAGGAATGATGAAAAACTATCACCAGTCTTTAGAAGATATGAATTCCGGAATTGTAGAATATGTGCGGGCAATGCCTGTGATGAAAATATTCGGACAGTCTGCGGAAACTTTTGATAAATACGGAAATACCGTGAAGCAGTTCAATGGCTTCGTTAATGATTGGGTGAAAACAAGTACCCCTGCGTTTGCCGTATTCATGAGCTTTATCAGTAATGCGATGCTTCCGGTACTTGCGCTGGGCCTGTATCTGTACTTTGAGAACGGGGTAACCCTGGCTACTTTGCTGTTGTTTCTGATTCTGGGGACAGGCTATATCAAACCGCTTTTTGTACTGAGCAATATGGGAATACAGATTTCAATAATCAACAGGGGAGTAGAACAGATTGATGAACTTTTGTATCATAAAAACTTAGAAGAAAGCCATGAAAATCATCATCCGGAAAATCTCAGTATTGCATTTAAGAATGTAAGCTTTGCGTATGATGAGAATAATCTTGTATTGGAAAATGTTGATTTTGAGATCAGGGAAAGGTCCATTACAGCGCTGGTGGGCCCTTCAGGAGCAGGTAAAAGTACAGTAGGACAACTTTTAGCCCGCTTCTGGGACGCCAGCGAAGGAAGGATAACCATTGGCGGAATTAATATCAAACATTACCCTCCGGAGCAGCTTATGCAGATGGTTTCTTTTGTTTTTCAGGACAGTTTTATGTTTCAGCAAAGTATGTATGAAAATATCCGGATGGGAATGGATAAAACCCGTGCAGAGGTAGAAGAGGCAGCCAAGGCCGCTCAGCTTCATGAGATGATCAGTAATCTTCCGGATGGCTATGATACATTATTCGGGCAGTCCGGGGTACATCTGAGTGGAGGTGAACAGCAGCGTTTTCAGTTGGCCAGAGCAATTCTTAAAAATGCTCCGATACTGATTCTGGATGAGGCCACAGCATTTGCAGACCCGGAAAATGAATTCATGATTCAGCAGGCATTCAGCCAGTTGATAAAAGATAAGACGGTACTGATTATAGCCCACAGACTAAGCACAATTACCGATGCAGACAAGATTATAGTTTTTGACAAAGGAAAGCTTATTTCGGAGGGAAAACATAAGATCCTACTGGAAGAAAGTGAACTCTATAACAGAATGTGGAATGCCCACATCAGAGCCAAAGAATTTGTAATGTAAAAGATAACAGAAACAGTATTATGAGAAATTTTAAAGCAATACAGACAGAATTTACAGTAAGCAGAAAAGAATATATCACACCGCATTATATCAGGATTTTTCTGACAGGAGAAAAGGTCTCTTTAATAGCCAATACGACGGTAGGAGTGAACAATAAAATTCTTATTCCGCCAAAAGGAGCAGACCAGGTTCACTTTCCGGAATTTGATTATGATAAAATGCAGTGGAAAACTCAGCCTGAAGAAATTCGTCCAACTATAAGAACCTATACCCATCGCGGGATTGATCTTGAAAATAATGAGATCTGGATTGACTTTGTTGCTCACGGAGATGAAGGTCCGGCGTCTGCATGGGCCCTGGACGCTAAGAAAGGAGATTTGATAGGGGTAGTAATGAAAGACGGGAAAACAGAGCTTTATGGAAAGGCTGATCATTATATCCTGGTAGCTGATTCAACGGGAATTCCCGTATTAGCAGCAATTCTGGAAGACCTTCCGGCAACGGCTAAAGGAATCTGCATCATTGAAGTTGATAGCCAAGAAGATGAACAGAACTTACAAACACTTGCGGAGATTGAATTTATCTGGATTTATAATGAGCACCCTCAGCAGGGCAGCAGACTTGCGGAAGTAGTCAAAGAACAGGTGCTGCCTGAAGGATCGCGCTCCGGTTATGTAGCAGCAGAATTTTCATCAGTAAAAGAAATCCGAAGATATCTCCGAAAAGATAAACAATGGAAACAGGAAGAGCTCTATGCCTATTCGTACTGGAAATCCGGAGTCGCAGAAGATAAATCTGCAACAGAAAGGCATGCGGAGAATTCCGAAGCCGACGTTCACTAATACCTGTCTAATGGTTATTTAAAACTATAACTCTGACTAAAAATTAATGATTTACAGAAAAATATATGAAATATTCAAATAAAATAAATTGGTCTTTTGCAGCAGCCGTTATCGTCTCGGTTTGTTGGCTTATTGGCGATATTTACGTTGCCGGATTTGATCCCAATCCAGCCGATTATCCGTTGTTTTCAAAAACTTATGCAGACCATGTGAATGTTGAATTTGCAACTTTGATGCTGGAGGGCTCAACTGCCAGACTGATGTTTGGTGCGCTGATTGGGGCACTTACAGGTCCATTATTAATTCCTGCAAGCTGGCTGGTTTATCAGTTTTTTAAAGACACCCAGAAATGGTACGCGGTTTTTGTCTATTGGGTATTATTGGCAGGAGCCGTTCTGTCTCCTTTAGGTCATGCGGGATTCTTTTATGTAGGGGAAATCTATAAAGCGGTTTATCATACAGATCCGGTTTCACACCTTTACCTTTTAGATACAGGAAAAGCATTTATGAAGATGCTGAATATTGCCTGGGGAGCGGCCATAGGTGTATTGGCAATCGGCTGGATCTCATTTGCCGTATGCATTCTTTTAAATAAAACCCTGCTTCCTTGGTGGATGGCTTTGCTGACACCGTTTGTGC
This genomic window from Chryseobacterium sp. MEBOG06 contains:
- a CDS encoding ABC transporter ATP-binding protein, whose translation is MKEYKKRKNGIARLLEIAGRRKLLLLISGFLSVLHALLSLVPYILIFYIIRELTRERVDFSLARQYIIYAVIAAVVSMFVFFVSGILSHIAAYHILFELRRFIVDKVGKLPMGYLNNRNSGALKKILSDDVERIENFIAHQIPDFVKGVALPVITIIFLFFQDWRLAVISFVPLIILAIWIPIMFGGKKAKGMMKNYHQSLEDMNSGIVEYVRAMPVMKIFGQSAETFDKYGNTVKQFNGFVNDWVKTSTPAFAVFMSFISNAMLPVLALGLYLYFENGVTLATLLLFLILGTGYIKPLFVLSNMGIQISIINRGVEQIDELLYHKNLEESHENHHPENLSIAFKNVSFAYDENNLVLENVDFEIRERSITALVGPSGAGKSTVGQLLARFWDASEGRITIGGINIKHYPPEQLMQMVSFVFQDSFMFQQSMYENIRMGMDKTRAEVEEAAKAAQLHEMISNLPDGYDTLFGQSGVHLSGGEQQRFQLARAILKNAPILILDEATAFADPENEFMIQQAFSQLIKDKTVLIIAHRLSTITDADKIIVFDKGKLISEGKHKILLEESELYNRMWNAHIRAKEFVM
- a CDS encoding DUF6796 family protein, which translates into the protein MKYSNKINWSFAAAVIVSVCWLIGDIYVAGFDPNPADYPLFSKTYADHVNVEFATLMLEGSTARLMFGALIGALTGPLLIPASWLVYQFFKDTQKWYAVFVYWVLLAGAVLSPLGHAGFFYVGEIYKAVYHTDPVSHLYLLDTGKAFMKMLNIAWGAAIGVLAIGWISFAVCILLNKTLLPWWMALLTPFVLTMFIIPVKNMLPLPYSGWVGGAIFNIAYLIFFSSLLFLFRGKLMKEYETSKRALQ
- a CDS encoding siderophore-interacting protein produces the protein MRNFKAIQTEFTVSRKEYITPHYIRIFLTGEKVSLIANTTVGVNNKILIPPKGADQVHFPEFDYDKMQWKTQPEEIRPTIRTYTHRGIDLENNEIWIDFVAHGDEGPASAWALDAKKGDLIGVVMKDGKTELYGKADHYILVADSTGIPVLAAILEDLPATAKGICIIEVDSQEDEQNLQTLAEIEFIWIYNEHPQQGSRLAEVVKEQVLPEGSRSGYVAAEFSSVKEIRRYLRKDKQWKQEELYAYSYWKSGVAEDKSATERHAENSEADVH